Part of the Synergistetes bacterium HGW-Synergistetes-1 genome, CCATATTGGCACTGCTATGCACTCCGTGGAGCAGAACTATCTGGATCCCGTTCGGTATTTTCGGAGTGCATGAAGCGATCCTGACCTCCTTGTCACCGAAGGTCCCGGAAGTCACATATTCTTGTATATTTGAATATTCCAGTCTCTTTTCCATTCTATTCTTCCTGACCTAAACTAAAAGAGGGCGGAATACCGCCCTCTTTGCATTTTTTGTTATATGAGAAAGTTTCGATCTTTTACTTTCCCTGGTGGGCTGCAAGGGCGACAGCTGAAGCGATCGAAAGGAGTTTTGTTTCTGCTGAGTCCGCTCGGCTGGTCAAAACTACCGGTGCTGCTGCTCCGAGGACGATGCCTGCTGTTTTATTCTCTGAGAAATAGACGATCGCTTTTGCAAGCATATTTCCTGAATCTATATTGGGAACGTGCAGTATGTCTGCATATCCGGCAACATCAGACTTGATTCCCTTGTGATGCGCTGATTCCGGGGATACCGCATTATCGAGGGCGAGGGGTCCGTCGATGATGCATCCCTTGATCTGACCCCGGCGGCTCATCTGCGTAAGGAGCGCTGCATCAATCGTCGGAGGCATATCGGGGTTGACAACTTCCACCGCTGCAAGTGCTGCGACCTTCGGGCAGCTTACACCGAAAGCGTGGGCAAGTTCAACTACGTTCTTGATTATGTCGATCTTTATCTTGAGGTCGGGATACATGTTGAACGCGGGGTCGGAAATGAAGAAGATCCTGTCGTATCCTTTTATCTCATGGATGTATACGTGAGATAGGGTCTTGCCTGTACGAAGCCCTTTTTCCTTATTGAGTATCCCTCTAAGGAAGTTGGCGGTCGCAACCATGCCCTTCATGACTATCTGTGCCTGTCCGCTCGATACCAGTTCAACAGCCTTAAGTGCTGAGGCTGCTTCCCCGCCCTTTTCATCGACTACTTCGTAGTTGGAGAGATCGATGCCGAGTTTGTCTGCAACTTCTTTGATCTTGTCCGAGTTGCCTACGAGAAATGCTTCGGCAACACCGGCCTTGCGTGCGTTTTCTACCGCTTCCATTACCTCTGAATCTTCGGCGCATGCAACGCTTATCTTCTTGGGGCCTACTTCCTTTGCATACTCAAGTAGTGCACCTAGTGTACGAATCTGTTCCATTTCAGAAATGACCTCCCAGGGATGTATTGTCACAGGCTTACCGCCTGCATTTTACAAAAGCACGTGAATTATTATACATGCATATCCAAGCGACGTACAACTGCAGGCTAGTTACAGAATTTTGCGAATATATAAGGTTTTTAAGATAATTCTTGATATCTGAACATTGGCAGGAATAAAAAACGTGTGGTACGAGCAACGTACCACACGTTATTACATATATATTTTCTTTTGCTTATGCCATGAACATGGCTATGTCATCATCGACACTGCCTACTCCCGCAATTCCAAACTTCTCCACAATGACCTTCTCCACATTGGGCGAGAGGAAACCGGGTAGAGTCGGACCAAGGTGGATATTCTTGACACCGAGATAGAGAAGGGCCAGAAGTACGATAACGGCCTTTTGCTCATACCATGCGATGTTGTAGGCTATCGGGAGCTTGTTGACATCGTCAAGGCCGAAAACTTCCTTGAGCTTAAGGGCTATCACCGCGAGCGAGTAGGAGTCATTGCACTGTCCTGCGTCAAGGACTCTGGGTATGCCTCCGATGTCTCCTAGATCCAGCTTGTTGTAGCGATACTTCGCACATCCCGCTGTAAGTATGATCGTATCCTTGGGAAGTTTCTTCGCAAATTCCGTGTAGTATTCCCTGGACTTCATGCGTCCGTCGCAGCCTGCCATTACAAAGAATTTTTTGACAGCTCCCGACTTGACCGCATCGACAACCTTATCGGCAAGAGCAAGGACCTGATTATGGGCAAAGCCTCCCACTATCGTTCCTGTTTCTATCTCTTCCGGTGCCGGGAATTTCTTCGCCATTTCAATGACTGCAGAGAAATCCTTCTTTCCCGCTGGATCAGGTACTATGTGGGCACATCCGGGGAATCCGGCTGAACCGGTCGTGAATATGCGCTGCCGAACCTCTTCGCTCTTAGGCGGGACTATACAGTTCGTAGTAAAGAGGATAGGGCCTTTGAAAGTCTCAAACTCTCCGACCTGCTTCCACCATGAACCGCCATAGTTGCCTGCAAAGTTGTCATACTTTTTGAATGCGGGGTAATAGTGGGCAGGGAGCATCTCGCCGTGGGTGTAGACATCCACTCCCGTTCCCTTAGTCTGGTCAAGGAGCTGCTCAAGATCGGTAAGGTCATGTCCTGAAATAAGGATGGCCGGGTTTTTCCTCACACCAATGTTGACCTTCGTGATCTCAGGGTTACCGTACTTTGAAGTATTGGCCCCGTCAAGAAGAGCCATCGCCTTTACTCCGTACTCACCTGTTCTGAGTGTGAGGGCGACGAGGTCATCCGCTCCAAGGCTGTTGTCCAGCAAAGACGCCATAGCCTCATACATGAACTTGTAAAGGTCAACATCTTCCTTGCCAAGGTTGAGCGCATGTTCTGCATAGGCAGCCATGCCCTTCAGGCCATAAGTTATCATTTCCCTCAGGGAGCGGACATCTTCGTTCTCTGTTGCAAGAACTCCGACTGACGCTGCCTTCTCAAGCATCAAATCCCTGCCTTCGGCCTTAAAGAGGGCGGCATCATGAAGTCCCGCCGCGTGAGCTTTGGCTTTTAGGCCTTCCCTGACTGAGATCATCTTTGTGATCTGCTTCTGGATAGCGTCGGCATCAAAGTTTGCATTTGTGATCGTCATGAAGAGGCTTCTCAGTACTTCATGGTTCACCTCGGGGATCCCGGAGGCTTCAATTTTACCCTTTACTACAACATCCGAGATGCCTTTAACTGTGTAAATAAGAAGATCCTGGAGCTTTGCCACTTGCTCTTCTTTTCCGCATACGCCTTTTACTGTACAGCCCTTGTTCATTGCAGTTTCCTGACACTGAAAACAGAACATGCTCATATGACACTCCTCCTTTATATTGCTGATTTTTGTTGTATTTTCTATGCTTTTGCTATTTTCATCCCGTAATTGACTGCATCTTCCTTAGCTTTTTCGGTCGGATTCCAGGCGTTCCGAAGCCCCTCTTCGTCTATAAGTT contains:
- a CDS encoding hydroxylamine reductase, whose translation is MSMFCFQCQETAMNKGCTVKGVCGKEEQVAKLQDLLIYTVKGISDVVVKGKIEASGIPEVNHEVLRSLFMTITNANFDADAIQKQITKMISVREGLKAKAHAAGLHDAALFKAEGRDLMLEKAASVGVLATENEDVRSLREMITYGLKGMAAYAEHALNLGKEDVDLYKFMYEAMASLLDNSLGADDLVALTLRTGEYGVKAMALLDGANTSKYGNPEITKVNIGVRKNPAILISGHDLTDLEQLLDQTKGTGVDVYTHGEMLPAHYYPAFKKYDNFAGNYGGSWWKQVGEFETFKGPILFTTNCIVPPKSEEVRQRIFTTGSAGFPGCAHIVPDPAGKKDFSAVIEMAKKFPAPEEIETGTIVGGFAHNQVLALADKVVDAVKSGAVKKFFVMAGCDGRMKSREYYTEFAKKLPKDTIILTAGCAKYRYNKLDLGDIGGIPRVLDAGQCNDSYSLAVIALKLKEVFGLDDVNKLPIAYNIAWYEQKAVIVLLALLYLGVKNIHLGPTLPGFLSPNVEKVIVEKFGIAGVGSVDDDIAMFMA
- the ptb gene encoding phosphate butyryltransferase; translated protein: MEQIRTLGALLEYAKEVGPKKISVACAEDSEVMEAVENARKAGVAEAFLVGNSDKIKEVADKLGIDLSNYEVVDEKGGEAASALKAVELVSSGQAQIVMKGMVATANFLRGILNKEKGLRTGKTLSHVYIHEIKGYDRIFFISDPAFNMYPDLKIKIDIIKNVVELAHAFGVSCPKVAALAAVEVVNPDMPPTIDAALLTQMSRRGQIKGCIIDGPLALDNAVSPESAHHKGIKSDVAGYADILHVPNIDSGNMLAKAIVYFSENKTAGIVLGAAAPVVLTSRADSAETKLLSIASAVALAAHQGK